TACCCTTAGGGTTTAGTGCTGACTGGTGAGGGCAGCAAGCAGCAGGGGacccagcagtgtcccctgaGCTCTCACCTCTCGTGATGTCTCCTGCAgttgctgctccagctccttgaCACGAcccttcagctgctccaggcGTCCGAGGACACCAGCACGCTCCTCCTCCAGCCGCTGTGCCTCCTTGGCCCAGGGTCCTGTCAGCTTCTCGTGCTGTGGAAGGGGCTGATTGGCATGGCACGGTGCAGCATGGCATGGAACAGAATGGCACAGATGTCCCCTTACCTCGTGGTGGGTACTCTCCGTGCTGCTGCACTCCTCCTTCAGGTTCTCCTCATCTGATCTCTCCACACTCTCCCTCTGTTGCAGCTCTTCGACAGCGTGGCCCAGAGCTATGGCACCCCTGGGCGCCCACTGGCCAGCATCCGTGTCACCAGCCAGGAGCCTGTGCGTGTCACCGGGCTCAGTGCCGTCTGTCTTGGTGTACTCAGCACAGAGGTTCAGGATGGTCTCCAGGCGCTGACGCTCCTGTAAGAAAGGATGGTCCCCATCCAGCACGCgctgtggcaggagcagacAGAGCCCCGTGCCAATGGTGGCCATCAGAATACGGCCCCGCACAGTGGGGTGGGCAGACAACGTTACAAAGCACAATGCAGCCAGCTCGACCCCACAGCAGAGGCAGGCACGCgatgtgctggagctggagacAGACTGATgacaggcagcagtgccagctgccGAGCGCCACCGCTATTTCCAGGCAGTGACTCAGGCTGCCTGCACCAGGCGTGAgtcagggctgagcaaacacAGCCCTGGCGGCTCAGCCCGGCCTGCAGGACTGCCAGAGACATGGCAAACCTCATCCAGGCAGATGCCAGTCCCATAAAAACTCCATCAGCCCTAAATATAGATGCAACATCCACAGAGCCacagcaccaccaccagcagaTGGGCCCTGGCAGGGATGGACAAGATGTGGAGAGTTTTGCAAGGGGCACCACCATTTTGGCCAACAGCCCTGGGACCATGCCAGCCCCACCAGCTTCCACAGGCTGCTGTAAGCCGGGGGCTTTGTATTCCCAGAGAGCTACTGAGCACcgatggctgctcctggccataaTCCCCCTGgatgagccggcagcctggcagctgtggcaaatccccaagaggcaaaggccaggtttcagagcagcaaaCAACAACAGCTATTTGCTAAGAGGGTGTCCCACAGTCAaatgtgtcccctcccagccccaaggCTCACCAGGCGCTCCATCTCCTGCTCCCGAACCCGCTCCTGCCGCTGCCGCCGATGGTACTCCAGCAGTTCGTCCTCATTGTCACTGATCTCAGTGATGCTGTTCTTGCGCTCCCGTGAGCCCACTGGCAGCCGTGGGTCCCCCAAAGGCTTCCTGGGGGCGCGGGGGCTCTGCCGGGgcgagggcacagccggggagCCCAGCCCATACGTGGGGCTCAGGCAAGTACTGAAACTGGGACGGCGCGTGGGGTTCTCTGCCAGCAGCGGGGGTGAAGGACCCCCAGCACCTTTCGACTCCTCCGAGCCCTTGCGCCTGGCACGGGGACTGCCAGGCAcgtccctgcccagccggggctgcggggaggGGGCGTCAGGGGCCAGCCGGGGGCTGGCAGCCCGGCGTGACAAGGAAGGACTCAGGGGAGGCAGCTCCCGCATGCTCTCGAGGTTCCTCCGGGCAACCCGTGGGCTCTCGGGGGGCTGCAGCCGGGcctctggggctgccctgctggcGGGCTGCCGGCCGGCGGCCAGAGAGTCCCGTGGCTCCCGGAAGGGACTGGGGggccgctcctgcagggccaccCGCGGCCGCGGCGCCACCCTGGGCGTCAGCCGGGGGCTGCCCCCGCGGTGGTCCCCGAGCCTCTCAGCTGGCCAGGGCTCACCAGAactgccagcaggcagagcgGGCGGCTGGACAGTATGGTTGTAGCTGGAGGAGCGCAGTGGGAGAGGGGGCGGCACGGCCGGGCCTTGCTCTTGGCTGCTGAGTGAGGGGCTGGTGTAGctactgctgctggctggggaggagaggggagagaagTTCTCATAGCTGGAGCCCCCtgaggcagccccagggctgggcggGGGGGACAGGAGGCAGCGGCCACCCCCGTTCACCACAGGGGAGAGGGGGGATCGGCCGCAGGCAGGCGGCTTCTGGATGCCAGGGGTTGTGGATTCCTCCAGCACCAGTGAGTCCATGATGTCCTGCAGGTCCTTCTCAATGGAACTGACaagggagctgtggctgtgacacCCACGCTCTGACAGCTGGTGGCCACCATTCAACAGGGCCTCGGATTCTGCAGGGAAACAAAGGAGAAGGCATCAGGGTGGTGTGACTCCAccgcagcccctgcctgggtCGGGTCCTATGGGGCAGCCTGGCATCATTCTTACATCTTGCAGAGTCAGAGCTGGGTAGCAGCCCCTCTCTGCTGTCCCCCTTCCCACTCCAGCCGGGACAGGGAGGAGGCTGGAATCCTGCTAGTCCCATCACCCAGGAGACAGAAACCTGAGAGGACAGCCACCCTCCCTGCATCGAAGCTCCCTGCTGCACtccctggagagcagctgcccTCAGCCCCCACTGGCACCCACCACTTGCCCCCTGCACACTCTGGCTTCCCAGCAAGGGGCCAGAGATGCAATAGCCAAAGGCTGCTGACCTGGCACCACGTCCAGACCCACCACCAGGTCGCCcgcagcctgcccacagcccggCCAGGGtgcccctgcctgggctgcccctgctccctgcgcAGCACCGATGTGCCTGTCACTCAGGGCGCCAGCGAATGGCAGCAGCGtgcagcccagccaggacagcGTGCCACCCGGGCTGCGTCACCCCCTGGCACCCAGCGGCTCCCcacagcagctggcactgccttCATCCTGGGAAGATGTGCCACAGCCCTGTCAGTGGGATCCCACCCCGTCCTGCATGGCAGAGAGTGGGCACGCAGGGCCCACACGGGATGCTGCATGGTTGCATGATGCTCCCCGGCCACAGCACCTCCCTGAGCCCCTCCTCCCGTCCCCAGCTGCGGGCATGCTGCCTTCCCAACACACACGTGGCACGGGAAGGCAGCCAagctcctctccctgtgccagggcgtGCTGGTTGGGGCAGGGATAAGGGCTACCAGCCCGGGGATCAGTGCTGGAGATTTGGACATCCCCAGGAACCAGGCACAGTACTGGCTCCTGGCCCACTGCTCCACGGACAGGCAGACACAGCAAGATAAGCTCATGAGATGAAGGGCAGCAGCCAGAAGAATGGCCttcacagccccagcacatAAACACCCGCCTCCAAGCAATGGGGGGGCTCTGACGGGCGATGGCTCTGCCAcggccaggctgggcagaacTGAAAGCCATGCCTCAGTGCCCCCACAGTCAACCTCTTTGAGGGGATATTAATCATTAACAAATACCAGTGCAGCTGCCATACCGTGCTGAGCTGAGGGATGGCACATCATAGCTGGGTGTGAGCCTGAGTGcaacaggacagggctgggagagcactgggcaggcTGATGGGTCAGGGAGCACTTCAGCATCTGCCCTGCCCCACCAGGGACAAGGGGGGGGTCACCTACTTGCTGGTAGCCCATAGAGAGCCGAAGGGTTCCTGCCCCCCGCGGGGATCATGCTCTTAATCCACTTGGCCTCAGCAGGGTGGTTGAAGCGGAGGAAGGTGGCCTGGCCCAGGCAGATGGTGCACCcttgggagagaggagagagggctCAGCTGCTAGCCGGCAATATCAGAGCGGTTCCAGAGAGCGCAGGGAGGCAGTCGGGCATTGCTCGCCCCAAGATGCGCCCTCGGGAAGGGAGCGGGCTCCCGCTGTCAGCAGAGGCTTAGGGGAGGCTGAAATCCAGGTCAGCGCAGCAGCTGCCGGCAGCGCAtcccagggcaggcacagctggggtcCCGCCGGGGGCCGCGGGGGAGCTGGCGGCACTCCAGGGCTTGCGTGGCTGCCAGCTGCAGACAagacagctcctgtccctgcttgcAAAGCGTCTCTTCTTGGCCCAAAGCAGCAGCCCTCTTGGGGCAAGGCTGCCGAGCAGCCCCGAGGACAAAGGCACctgaggaagggaaggggagcGGAGCCGCGGGCACCCGCCGTGGTTCACCTGCTGCCCGCGGTGCTGGGGAGGCATGTGCTGGCAGCGGGGAGCATCAGGCGGCGAGGAGGCGGGCTGCCGCCGACACACCCCACTTTGAAGCgcctgccagggctctgggagAGGCTCGCTCCATACCAACAGCCGCTGCTGAAAATCCCTCGCCGGAGGGGACGTGTTCTTTGGAGCACCCGTCAGCCCAGCTCTCAGCAAGAAGAGCGAGAGGCACTACAGAGTAACTGCTGTCCCCGTCCGGGGGCCTGGATCCCCTGTCTGTGCGCCAGGGCGGGACGGAGTCCTGCTCACCCCGGCCCCACGAGGGCATCCCGCCCGCCAGGGAGCAGCGCCGACGCCCAGCCCGGCAGCGGCTGTCCCGGAGAGACgcatcactgccctgtgccttccTTCCCCTCGTGCCGGCATCAGCGGAGCCACAGGTCGCCCCGGCAAAGCGAATAAAcaccaaactgcaccacgagcgTCGGCCTGACAGCCCCGCAGTCCATTCCGCTGGGCCCTGCAcagatgctgtccctgctctgtcatgtccctgcctgcccccgGGGACAGGAGGATGTGCGGCTCGGCTGAGCCCTGCCCGTCCCTCGCAGCCTGCCACGGCCCTCGCCGCCTGCTGCGGCACCGGCGAGACCCCAGCGCCCCGCGGGCGTCGCGCCGGAGCCCTCCCCGCGGCCACGTGGCTCCCATTGTCCCCGCGGGGCAGCGCCCACGCCGGCGGGTGCCCCCTTCCCGGGGCCACGGGGGCAGGCGCGGGGAGCGCAGCGGCACCGCCCGCGGGGCACTCCGGCTCCGTGACCCCGAGGAACGGGAGCGAGCCCCGCCCGGCGCGGACACGCGCGGCCGCAGCTCCGCACTCACCTCGACAccgccaccgccgccgccgcccgggcagcgccgcgccgcccccggggaggggcggggggccGGGCCTCGCCCGCCCCGCCCGAGGGTCCTCCCCGGGAAGCGACtcgggagccgggcaggggcggGGATCGCGTGGGAAGGGCCTGCGGCTTTGTCCGCGCTCCCGGGAGCGGCCCTGGGGGCCGGCCGGCTCCGAGCCCTGTAGCCACGCAGGCAGGCCAGCCGTGTCCCGGCAGCCATCCGGGAGGCCACCCGAGGTGTTTTCCTCTGTCATCTCCCTTCCCAAAGTTGGCTCAGCATCTCCGCTGTTCTTCAAAGCCCACCCGGGTCTCTCCCTTCCCACCTCACTTGACACATGCAGCAAAGCCAGCTCCCAAACTCTGCCAGAACGCGGCAGGTTCCCACCGCAGAGCATAGAGACCAGAAGGATGCTAGCTGGGATATGCAGTTACAGGATGGCTCCTCACATACCCCAATACTCAACTGCACAGCTCCACAGGCAAAGGCTCTGGGTGAGCACAGCTCCTACCTTGGGTGAGGTGCGTGGGCCGCTGCAGCGGCACGCCGTCGATGGCACAGGCGTTGCCACAGGGGTGCAGGGTGAGTGTCCCTCGCACGTTCTCGATGTAGCAGTGCTGGGGCGCCAGCCCGGCGCCCTGCAGGACGATGTCGGTCCCAGCTGTGCCAACGGTGGTCCTCCCTGCCAGCAGAGACGGTATCTCAGTGTCTCTGTCACCAGCATGCCTGTGGAGACCCCCCGGCACTCACCTTCCTCCAGCGGCAGGAGTGTGACGGCAGTGCTGAGCCGGCCGCTGCCCAGGCTCACCAAATGTGGCTTCTCTGTCTGCACTTTCAGCCCCTTGCCCGTGTCAATCAGGTCCAGGGGACTGTTCTGTAGGAGAAGGAGGGATGCTCACCACTCTTGCAACTGCAGCCCAGTCCCCTGCACTGCCCACCTGGCCGAGCTGCTCCAAAACAGCCACATAGCCAGGATCAATGCCAGACACATGCCAGCAGGACTGTCCAGCGGCAAGACGCAGGAAAGTAGGGCTCTCCTGCCTGTGCTACCTATCCCGGGAAGCTGAGGCAAACTGAGGAGAGCTGGAGATCCATGGGGCTTGGGCTGCATCTAAGAGGATCCCAACTGCCAGCCGCTTAGCTCAATGGGCTTTGCTGAGGATCCCGTAATAGGATTGGCTGAGACTGGGGAGAGGCTGGAGGGCAGCGCCAGTGGTGGGGCTGGCTGCAGAGGAATCCCAATCAGATTCCCGTGTTCCCACAGAGCAGAGGTCCTGATGCTGTGTGCTCACCTGGATGACAGTCTGGACTCTGCGGGTTGGGCTGGCGGGGGTCCTGCCCGGTGCCTCCATGGTGCCTTCCTGGAGGCGTCGAATGGTACCGGACACAGGCTGCCAGAAGAAACAGAATGGCAGAACGAGTGACCACGCTGGGCATGGCCTTGATGTATTTTTCCTGCACATCCTGGACAGCAGCCTGAGCACAAACCCTACCCATTCCAAACCAGCATTTGCCATCCTGAGCTCCTGTCTTCATCATGTCAGCAGCTGCCTGAAGCCAGTGAGCATCCCTGCCTGCCAAGGCACGTATCCTACCTAGGCACACATCCCCATCCACCCAGGGAGACTCATGTATGAGCCAGGCATCAGGACAAGacacagtccaggaagcaaaaCTACAAATGCACTCAGTTTTGGGGGCATGGTGTTGGAAAGGCATGCTTTAAATGCCAAGAGCTGTGGGCAGCCAGACCCCAATGGCTGTCATTGGAAAAGCACACACAAGCAAGCACAGGTTCCGGCTGTCCCCAGCAACACCTGCCTACCGTgcgtgacacacctgggcacccctgTCCACGCCACCAGAGCCCAGTCACATGCCTCTGCTCCCAcagtccagcagcagctcatagTGCATATGCTGAGTGTTTCATACCCTTGCCCATGTGGCCAGCAGGCAGGGCCACCACCCATGGAACGGCCATGCTGCCACACATTCTCTGCGTGAGTGGGAGGCAACTCGAGGAGGAACAATTTCCGTCACCCGGCACTCACGCCATGTCGGGACGCTCCGAGGATCTAAATTTACCGTCTGCTGCTCCCTACGTCCCTCCCTTCCGCCCTGGACTAGCTGACTGGGCTTAACCCTTCCCGGGCAGCGTAGACGGGATAGTGCTCCATCCCCGTTAGGAgaagccggggccggggccgccagGAGGAGCCCCGGGCTCGGCTCTCGCCAGCAGCGCCGCCCGTCCAGCCAGCCCCGCAGGTCCCCCCCGCTCGTCCAGCACCGGGCTCAGCTGCGGGGGCGAGCGAACGGCTATTACACACTCTGGAAAAAATGAAACGCTGGAAAACGCCAGGCGTGGGATGCAGGACCTGGATGAAACCCGTGCGCCTCCCGCAACAGCAGGACTGGCCCCACAGCAAGGGCTCCGTGGGGACTACAGCCACACCAcgtgggatggggacagctcAGCTAGGGGAAGGGGGGCCTAGAGATAAGGGACCCCCAGAGCAGTTCCCAATCGCTCGCCGGCTGCCGAGGCAGGATCCCTGCTCTCCCTTACCTGCCGCCTGGTCCTGGCGCAGAGCGGGACCCTCCGCGGCAGGGTGCCCATGTTCCCCAGGCACTGGGGTGCCGCACTTCCCAGCATCTGGAGACCCCGCGGGCCTGTCGAGCCCCTGCCCCTCACTCACACCTACGTCCCGTCACAATTTTCAGGAAGGGGAAAAGCCAGGAggggccaggctgctgcagaggaaGGGAGCGGGGCCAGGGTGGGATCTTGTGCCGGTGTTAACTCCTTCCCAGCATGGTTGTACTGGTTAGACCTCGTGAGAACCGTGGAGGACCCCCATTCCGGCCACCTGGGAGATCGTCTCCGAGTCTGCTGCCTGCTGCCCAAACTCTCCACCCAACTCCCCCCACTCCAcaagcagccctgcctgcccatgaGCTGGAGGGTGACCCTGGCATCCCATCGCTTTCCAACGCCCCCAGTCCCGCAACACTGCCCTCCAACAGAGCCCCTCACCTGTCTCGTCAGCGCGCAGGGAACGCCCGCGTCAGCCCAGCCCGTGCTGCCGGGGAagcagcccctctccagccgcTCCGCTGCAGGAATGCGGGGCGGGAGCGCGGCCGCCCCAGCCGGCGCCCCACTGCTCGCACGGACAAGGCCGCCTTTCTTctcccgccgccgcctgcagAACGCGCCGCTTGTTCCCGCCGTGGGAAGCGGTGGAGGCAGCAAATGCCAAGGGGTCGGGCTCGGTTACCGCCGAACAGCCCACGGCCCTCGTGCACCCCGCGCAGGGCTGCCTACTCAGCCCCGGCCTCCTGGAAGACAAAAGCCCCTTTCTTCACCTGGCACGGCCAAAAGCCTCACCTGGGAGGATGCCCAGCCTCACCGATGCAGAGTCGGCTGCACACAGACGCGCTGCCCCAGCGTGCTCCCcccctgcaccctgctgcccaggggatGCAGTCTGCTTGCCTGCCCCAAGCCACGAGGGCAGGGGTGCTCGGGGGTCCACTCCTGCCTGACCTGCTGTTGCCCACCCAGACCCGAGCTGGGCATAGCACATCCTGACTCACCCCACAGCAGGTACCAGCTGGCCCCAGAGCTGCACTGTGTGCCAcggccagggcagggacattCAGACTGTGCTCACAGGAGCACAGACTGGCAGGCCACGCCATGCAGTACCAGCCATGCTGGGATGAAGCAACAGCATGGCAGAGACAGGCGCATGGCATCCCCTTGCACGGCCTCTCATCCCCACTTGTGGGTGGCTGGATGAGTCATGGAGGAAGCCTGAGTGGCCGAGCTAAGGGTGCTCACAGCAGAGCATCGCAGCCTCCAGCCAACTTGGCTGCCTGCTTGCTCCCCATCTGCTAAGGCACTCAAGGGTGCGCTCACCCCTTCCCACACCCTCTGCCCTAGTAAACAACAGGCCCTTCCGCTGGGAAGGGGGAGCCTGTCTCCTGCACGAAGCCAGAGGCGAATGAGGAGCCTGTTCCTGGCCTCTGTCTCCCGGTCTGGGGCTGACAACTGAGTGGGGGAGACCCagccagccccatcccacccaGGCGAGGGACAGTGGGGGCTGCATTGCGGTTGCTGGGACAACGCCATGGTCCTGGCAATAACACCATCATAAATCAGCCACCAGACAGCTCCGCCGGGAGCTGAGGAATCCTGGCCACACCCGCTGATTTCATCGCTCCACAGAAGTGCTCCAGCCCCGACCCTGCCGGCATCATGCCTCAGGTCTGCACAGACGGGTGGATGCTCACCACGTGCTCAGGTTGGGGAGAGTGTGCAGTCCTACCTACGGCAGCCAGCACTCCCCGAGGCCAGCCAGCTCCAAGGGCTGCTGAGGCATACACAGACCCGaccactgctgcagctcaagCCCTGACCCCACCATCAGCATGTGCCTCCAGACATTTCAGCACAGACACAAGCTCCAGACCCCTCACAAGACTGCACAATGGAGAGCTGCTCCTCCAAATGCTCTTGTATCAAAATGACAGTTTCTCACCTGCAGGCCAGAGGTTCAGCTCAGCAAGGAACATCTGCAACTCCACTGACAATGTCTTGGGGACCATGACACAGGATGGGTCTGATGGGTCTTGAATCCAACTCCTGGCATGAACCCATCACCCAGCCCTTTGTTAGCTGGTAAAGGGGTGGGGTGAAcctcacctttccaaagcaggcATTGATCGCTTTCCTCTTTCTGGTTGCCAGAAAGGATCCCTTGCTGTGCAATACTGTGGTTCCATCCACCTGCACGGTGCCCTACATGTACCTGTCGGGATCAATCCCTGTACGGGCCACCACACTGCTGGCGTGGGTGCTTGGCACCGATCCATGGTGGATGGAAACTGACTGTCACCGTTAGTTTGTTATCTTACTGTAAAACTTACATGCCTTCTCTCTGTGAGTTCCCACGGCAGCTTCTTGCAACACTgactccttttttctttcttctgcatGACCGCCTGACCCTTCTTCCTcgcagcacagccaacaaactccagctAGCCTAACCCACTCTTTTCTAACACCCgtccttattggacacagctgtgccctATTAAGGGCAGGGCTGTTCCTACTCTTTGGTAATTAGTACAGCTGCTACTCCCCAGGAGTGAGATTACCTTCAAGCACTATCTCTATTCTCCAACAATCCATCCTCCCACATGTACCAACACATGGCACCACACAGCAAACCCAAATGTACAAGGAGTTCTCAAAAAGCACTCAGCCTTGCTACTGCCTGTGGTGCTCAGCCAGGGgacctgcccctgcagcccttgcCTAGTGCTCAGAGAGGGCTGGGAGAGACAGTGGCCcttcagcacagcagctgggccTTCTGGGACTGCCAGATTCCTCTGGCTTTCTGACAGAGCTGaaggggctgtggcaggagtGTGGCAGGAAGCTGGAGTAAACAAGGCCAGCCATGGAGCAGGAAGGATCCAGCCAGACCAGCACTGTTCCCAGGCTCCCCAAGAGGTGTCAGAGGCAGCAGCGGCGGCCCTGGGCCAAACGCCATCTCCCCCTGTGACTGCCcatgagctgcagcaggatttggggataGGAGAACCTTGTCTGGCTGCCTTCCAACACCAAGCTGCTCTCAGGGCTCCCACAGCAGCAAACTCACCGCTGACGTGGACCACTGGATCCGGAACCAACTGCCAGCCCATCCACACACCACCAAAACATTGTGCAATGATTGGTTTTACGGCTGACCGTGTTTTTCCTACTTCCctgtctgcagctcctgccttgcACCCCTCCTAAGGCACCCCAGCGAGCAGGGAGCCCCAACACGTCCCACACCCAGCCCAAACACGGGCCAAGGCAGCCGAGCTTTCTCCTGCCCCCACCACATCCCAAAGGCGCCTCTGAAGCACCAGGGAATCCTCGCACGTTACAGGACACGCTGaccgcagccccacaggctcccCGAGGGCAGCGGTCGCTGCGGCACAAACAGAGTGTCCCAcgccctgccagctctgctcaccTTCACTCCCCGGCTGGGACAGCCGAGCCCGCGctccgccgccgctccgccgcGCAGcaccgccggccccgccccaaGCGGCGGCGGCGCGTCCCGCCCCCGCACGGCCAGGGCCGACCGGCCCCAGCTCCGCAAGGACCTCACGACCCCCAGCCGACTCCTTTAACAGTACTTTATTGGATTAAAGACTCAGAATTCTCTGTGTACACTGGAATGTGCTCTATTCCCTAGGCCAGGATCATACAGGGTTACAAAAAGTGGGGACCTCGGCTCGGTTTAAATATCACCCTCCAATGAATgtaaggagaaaagaaaaagctccTTGGATGCTTGAACTAACTTAGACtccattttaaaaatcataCAGACAAGCAGCTCTGGAACAGGACTGGGTTAATGGGATTCATTGCCTACTTTGCTAGGGGAGAGAGCTTGCCCTCTCAGGACAGGACCAGGGTTGATTTCCTCTCGGGTGCTGCCAGCAGAGGAGAGACCACAAACTTCTTTGGCAGAGGACCCCAGGGGCCCGTGACAGGCTGGCTGTCTCTCACAGAGCACAGTACACACACTTTCAGGGCCCTTGCCTTCCACCTGCCctcgggccctctggctgcagaGGTGAGGTGTGCCCAGGGGCAGGTGACACTTGTGACAGGCCCCAGCCATGCAGGTGAGATGAGCTGAGGGGAGTACAGGTCTCTGAGATGAAGCAAATAACGCTCATGAGGCAGCAGTAGGAGAAATGGCTCGGATTAGCCCTCGCATTACCTGGAAACCATAATTTCCTTCTCCCACACCTGCCAGTGCTGAACCAACACTGACTTGAGACAGGTCCTGATATGCAGGCCAAGTAAGTCAACCAGGCTCCACAGCTCCTTTCACCCAGGCAGACAAAGCCCTCAGCCTCCCCAGACACCAAAATGGCCTTGCAAAGGATATACAGCTGGTTCTAACCTAACTAAACTTCCTCCAAAGCCTGGCCTGAGAACAGCTGTGGAAGACAGTAAGGACACAGTCCCATTTGGACGCTCTCCccgctgcagcagcaggaaccagaccacccagagctgggccactgccacacagcagagctggaggaacAGCAGTAACTGTGTGGGGCAAAAGGACTGAACCCCCGGGTCCCTCTTCCCCACCCCTGCTAGGAGCCCCCCCACCTCTGAGGCCAAGGTCACTTGCTCAGCTTCCACTGGATGGAAGGGTCAGGACCTGCAGGTGGCCCCACACATGAGAACCAGAGGCCAAGGAGAAATTAAAATGGCAGCACCAACAACGGAACAGCACGTGATGCTTCAGGAGAGAGTGATGTCTGGTCGGCTCTGGGCTGAGCTCCGAGCATCTCGGGGTGGGGGGGAGTATGTCAAAGTCAGCCTCTTTGTGGAGATCGAGCTTTTTTGCCAGTCGGTAAAAATCTGCCAAAGAAATTTGTGGCCTTTTCCCCCATGAGCACGTCACTTCTCTgcaaaaaatgtctgtgacccCGGAACACTGTAGATGGCAGACAGAGCCACGCATCTTAGCAGAGGGGGCTGTGGCGTTCCCAACATTCAGAATAAACGTCGGCCtcgtttttttttaatttaaaaatttcctCCATTGTGCGTCACCACGTCTGGCATTACAGGATTTCGTACTTGTCCAC
This sequence is a window from Zonotrichia albicollis isolate bZonAlb1 chromosome 27, bZonAlb1.hap1, whole genome shotgun sequence. Protein-coding genes within it:
- the PHLDB1 gene encoding pleckstrin homology-like domain family B member 1 isoform X11, with amino-acid sequence MLGSAAPQCLGNMGTLPRRVPLCARTRRQPVSGTIRRLQEGTMEAPGRTPASPTRRVQTVIQNSPLDLIDTGKGLKVQTEKPHLVSLGSGRLSTAVTLLPLEEGRTTVGTAGTDIVLQGAGLAPQHCYIENVRGTLTLHPCGNACAIDGVPLQRPTHLTQGCTICLGQATFLRFNHPAEAKWIKSMIPAGGRNPSALYGLPAKSEALLNGGHQLSERGCHSHSSLVSSIEKDLQDIMDSLVLEESTTPGIQKPPACGRSPLSPVVNGGGRCLLSPPPSPGAASGGSSYENFSPLSSPASSSSYTSPSLSSQEQGPAVPPPLPLRSSSYNHTVQPPALPAGSSGEPWPAERLGDHRGGSPRLTPRVAPRPRVALQERPPSPFREPRDSLAAGRQPASRAAPEARLQPPESPRVARRNLESMRELPPLSPSLSRRAASPRLAPDAPSPQPRLGRDVPGSPRARRKGSEESKGAGGPSPPLLAENPTRRPSFSTCLSPTYGLGSPAVPSPRQSPRAPRKPLGDPRLPVGSRERKNSITEISDNEDELLEYHRRQRQERVREQEMERLERQRLETILNLCAEYTKTDGTEPGDTHRLLAGDTDAGQWAPRGAIALGHAVEELQQRESVERSDEENLKEECSSTESTHHEHEKLTGPWAKEAQRLEEERAGVLGRLEQLKGRVKELEQQLQETSREAEMERALLQGERESEVLRLRQEQEAAQQLQEKLSSLDASIRKERDKERAKVDAERKELEQLQALYHESKSHLAKCPESMREQLQEQMRREAEALETESKLFEDLEFQQLERESHLEEEREARGQQLLQSRAECHRSIARRKERVAALDAQAAQIRLQSAQEAERLARERSSVLQLLQKEKEKLVSLERRYQLVTGGRNFPKMSSALREETLHISEPYELLEGPKPLSPLPAAAASLASPATYSYPKAQEVYRAKAEAGAGVLTPRMKSGTPSSSQLNLSVLERSPSPKGPPSPAGSLSRNLVATLQDIETKRQLALQQKAKLLPAEPLQPGNLPGRQVIEEQKRRLAELKQKAAAEAQSQWEALHGQPPFPTAFPRLVHHSILHHSRPHGAGPRAEELDHAYDTLSLESSDSMDTSISIGNNSACSPDNISSASGMETGRIEEMEKMLKEAHEEKSRLMESREREMELRQQALEDERWRREQLERRLQDETARRQKLVEKEVKLREKHFSQARPLTRYLPIRKEDFNLRLHIESSGHNVDTCYHIILTEKMCKGYLVKMGGKIKSWKKRWFVFDRMKRTLSYYVDKHETKLKGVIYFQAIEEVYYDHLRSAAKSPNPALTFCVKTHDRLYFMVAPSAEAMRIWMDVIVTGAEGYTQFMN
- the PHLDB1 gene encoding pleckstrin homology-like domain family B member 1 isoform X13, producing MLGSAAPQCLGNMGTLPRRVPLCARTRRQPVSGTIRRLQEGTMEAPGRTPASPTRRVQTVIQNSPLDLIDTGKGLKVQTEKPHLVSLGSGRLSTAVTLLPLEEGRTTVGTAGTDIVLQGAGLAPQHCYIENVRGTLTLHPCGNACAIDGVPLQRPTHLTQGCTICLGQATFLRFNHPAEAKWIKSMIPAGGRNPSALYGLPAKSEALLNGGHQLSERGCHSHSSLVSSIEKDLQDIMDSLVLEESTTPGIQKPPACGRSPLSPVVNGGGRCLLSPPPSPGAASGGSSYENFSPLSSPASSSSYTSPSLSSQEQGPAVPPPLPLRSSSYNHTVQPPALPAGSSGEPWPAERLGDHRGGSPRLTPRVAPRPRVALQERPPSPFREPRDSLAAGRQPASRAAPEARLQPPESPRVARRNLESMRELPPLSPSLSRRAASPRLAPDAPSPQPRLGRDVPGSPRARRKGSEESKGAGGPSPPLLAENPTRRPSFSTCLSPTYGLGSPAVPSPRQSPRAPRKPLGDPRLPVGSRERKNSITEISDNEDELLEYHRRQRQERVREQEMERLERQRLETILNLCAEYTKTDGTEPGDTHRLLAGDTDAGQWAPRGAIALGHAVEELQQRESVERSDEENLKEECSSTESTHHEHEKLTGPWAKEAQRLEEERAGVLGRLEQLKGRVKELEQQLQETSREAEMERALLQGERESEVLRLRQEQEAAQQLQEKLSSLDASIRKERDKERAKVDAERKELEQLQALYHESKSHLAKCPESMREQLQEQMRREAEALETESKLFEDLEFQQLERESHLEEEREARGQQLLQSRAECHRSIARRKERVAALDAQAAQIRLQSAQEAERLARERSSVLQLLQKEKEKLVSLERRYQLVTGGRNFPKMSSALREVYRAKAEAGAGVLTPRMKSGTPSSSQLNLSVLERSPSPKGPPSPAGSLSRNLVATLQDIETKRQLALQQKGRQVIEEQKRRLAELKQKAAAEAQSQWEALHGQPPFPTAFPRLVHHSILHHSRPHGAGPRAEELDHAYDTLSLESSDSMDTSISIGNNSACSPDNISSASGMETGRIEEMEKMLKEAHEEKSRLMESREREMELRQQALEDERWRREQLERRLQDETARRQKLVEKEVKLREKHFSQARPLTRYLPIRKEDFNLRLHIESSGHNVDTCYHIILTEKMCKGYLVKMGGKIKSWKKRWFVFDRMKRTLSYYVDKHETKLKGVIYFQAIEEVYYDHLRSAAKSPNPALTFCVKTHDRLYFMVAPSAEAMRIWMDVIVTGAEGYTQFMN